One Acidimicrobiia bacterium DNA window includes the following coding sequences:
- a CDS encoding gamma-glutamyl-gamma-aminobutyrate hydrolase family protein, whose product MGLTAAVVRAQWGPWDQSAVVIPSDYPTMVARSGGLPLLLAPIVPGDVQAAAAVVVAGLDGLVLAGGSDVGPNLYGAAPHPETDAPGPARDEWELALLRAALAADQPVLAVCRGAQLINVACGGTLHQHLPEVLGAATHRAVPGGYSTVPLVVVPGSRLHAIVGDEPAGWCHHHQAIDRLGDGLMVSARAADGTIEGVELDGSRFALGVQWHPEAAADERLFAALVAAAGWSP is encoded by the coding sequence ATTGGGCTGACCGCGGCGGTGGTGCGCGCCCAGTGGGGGCCCTGGGATCAGTCTGCCGTGGTGATCCCATCGGACTACCCGACCATGGTGGCCCGATCCGGCGGTCTGCCTCTGCTGCTGGCCCCCATCGTGCCCGGTGATGTTCAGGCGGCGGCGGCGGTGGTGGTGGCCGGGCTCGACGGGTTGGTCCTTGCGGGTGGTAGCGACGTCGGCCCGAACCTCTACGGCGCCGCCCCCCATCCCGAGACTGATGCTCCCGGCCCTGCTCGCGACGAGTGGGAGTTGGCGCTTTTGCGGGCTGCTCTCGCCGCTGATCAACCGGTGCTGGCGGTGTGTCGCGGTGCGCAACTGATAAACGTGGCTTGCGGTGGCACGCTGCATCAGCACCTCCCAGAGGTGCTGGGGGCGGCGACCCACAGAGCGGTGCCCGGGGGTTATTCGACCGTGCCGCTGGTGGTAGTGCCCGGCAGCCGACTACACGCCATCGTGGGCGATGAGCCGGCGGGGTGGTGTCATCACCATCAGGCCATCGACCGACTGGGCGATGGGCTGATGGTGAGCGCGCGGGCCGCCGATGGCACGATCGAAGGCGTGGAACTCGACGGGTCCCGGTTCGCGCTCGGCGTGCAGTGGCACCCAGAAGCGGCGGCCGACGAGCGCTTGTTTGCCGCGCTCGTGGCCGCGGCGGGGTGGTCGCCGTGA
- a CDS encoding glutamine synthetase, with amino-acid sequence MVDCAVTSSLTVENLRRLVEQGEIDTVVVAFTDMQGRLQGKRCHAQFFLDDVLSHGSEGCSYLLATDVDMETVSGYAMTSWDEGYSDFMLRPDLATLRLVPWHPATALVSCDLAREDGSAVMTSPRQILRRQIDRLAQHGLVAYAGTELEFIVFQDSYEDAWTRRYQGMTPANQYNVDYSLLGTGRVEPLLRRIRNEMTGAGLVVESAKGECNLGQHEIAFKYDEALITADQHSVYKLGAKEIAAQEGMSLTFMAKYDEREGNSCHIHLSVRSDDGTPVMAGNGVGNAEGFSPLMEQWLAGQLACLEEFSLFYAPNVNSYKRFVEGSFAPTTVAWGRDNRTCAIRVVGHGASLRAENRVPGGDVNPYLALAGVIAAGLHGVENQLGLEPEFTGNAYLADRPRMPSTLREATALFEGSAVARAAFGDDVVKHYGHAAHAEQAVFDAAVTDWERVRGFERL; translated from the coding sequence ATGGTTGACTGCGCTGTGACTTCATCCTTGACCGTTGAGAACTTACGCCGCCTGGTGGAACAGGGCGAGATCGACACCGTGGTGGTGGCCTTTACCGACATGCAGGGACGCCTCCAGGGGAAGCGCTGCCACGCCCAGTTCTTCCTCGACGACGTGTTGTCTCATGGGTCGGAAGGGTGCAGCTACCTCTTGGCCACCGACGTGGACATGGAAACGGTGAGCGGGTACGCCATGACGTCGTGGGACGAGGGCTACAGCGACTTTATGCTTCGGCCCGATCTCGCCACCTTGCGCCTCGTGCCTTGGCATCCGGCCACCGCGCTGGTGTCATGTGATCTGGCCCGGGAGGACGGCTCGGCGGTGATGACCTCGCCCCGCCAGATCCTGCGCCGCCAGATCGACCGGTTGGCCCAGCATGGCTTGGTGGCCTACGCCGGCACCGAACTTGAGTTCATCGTGTTCCAAGACAGTTACGAGGACGCCTGGACGCGCCGCTATCAGGGCATGACTCCCGCCAACCAATACAACGTGGACTATTCGCTGCTGGGCACCGGGCGGGTGGAGCCGTTGCTGCGCCGTATCCGTAACGAGATGACCGGCGCCGGTCTGGTGGTGGAGTCGGCCAAGGGTGAGTGCAACCTCGGGCAGCATGAGATCGCGTTCAAGTACGACGAAGCGCTCATCACCGCCGATCAGCACTCCGTCTACAAACTCGGAGCCAAGGAGATTGCCGCGCAAGAGGGCATGAGCCTCACCTTCATGGCCAAGTACGACGAGCGCGAAGGCAACTCCTGTCACATCCATCTCAGCGTGCGTTCTGATGACGGCACGCCGGTGATGGCCGGTAATGGTGTGGGTAATGCCGAAGGGTTCTCGCCGTTGATGGAGCAGTGGCTGGCCGGTCAACTGGCCTGTTTGGAGGAGTTTTCCCTGTTCTATGCGCCCAACGTGAACTCCTATAAACGTTTCGTGGAGGGCAGTTTTGCCCCCACCACCGTGGCCTGGGGGCGCGATAACCGAACCTGCGCCATCCGGGTGGTGGGCCATGGGGCTTCTCTGCGGGCGGAAAACCGAGTGCCCGGTGGCGACGTCAACCCCTACCTGGCGCTCGCGGGGGTGATTGCCGCCGGGCTCCACGGGGTGGAGAACCAACTCGGATTGGAGCCCGAGTTCACCGGCAACGCCTACCTCGCTGACCGACCCCGGATGCCCTCCACCCTGCGGGAGGCCACGGCGCTGTTCGAAGGTTCGGCCGTGGCTCGGGCGGCCTTCGGCGACGACGTGGTGAAGCATTACGGGCACGCCGCCCATGCGGAGCAAGCCGTTTTTGATGCCGCCGTCACCGACTGGGAACGCGTTCGCGGGTTCGAACGCCTGTGA
- a CDS encoding FAD-dependent oxidoreductase: MRDHAEVVVIGAGVGGASIAYHLAKAGCTDVIVLDRAEPTSGSTFHSAGLVGQLRGSLPLTRMMMHSVDLYRRLEAEAADTGRSPGWREVGSLRLASTPERLAELNRQSGWAKTFGLPVELVSPAEAHTLFPLMDPTGVLGALWLPTDGYLDPSGLTYALLGAAKAQGVTLEAGVRVMDLVVRDGRIRQVVTDHGTITTSTVVAACGIYTPEVTAMAGVDVPIVPMAHQYLITREIDGVTPDLPQLRDPDNLIYFRPEGHGLVLGGYERNPAPWSVHGVPADFNNRLLREDWDRFAPLMALACERVPAAEETAIVQLINGPEAFTPDNEFVLGESEVAGFFVAAGFCAHGIAGAGGVGRVMAEWILDGQPGFDTWKMDIRRFGPQYRSRAYAVARTVEVYATYYDIHYPNEERLAGRPLRRSPAYPALVALGGVFGEKSGWERPNWFAPNERTEHDPLRPRGWAGQHWHSAIATEALACRDTAVLFDETSFSKVEIAGPGASAFLNRIAANEVDRPVGSVTYSQLLNDGGGIEADVTLTRLAADRYLMVTGTAFGTHDLRWLQQQQATQREGERCQVGDVTSAWACFGLWGPAARRVLQPLTDTSLETDVFPYLSAQRINLGAVPVLAVRVTFVGELGWELYCPTEYGATLWDQLWAAGADHGLLAGGYRAIDSLRVEKGYRVWGADITPADNPYEAGLGFAVRLDKPGGFVGRDALARVHQQGPTRRLRTLVLDDPLAVPLGSEPVRIDGRVGGRVTSGSQGFRMDQAIAFAYLPTPQSALGQRVEVEVFGEWIGAEVGHTSRYDPSGDRIRG, translated from the coding sequence ATGCGTGATCACGCAGAGGTAGTGGTGATCGGTGCGGGAGTGGGCGGCGCGTCGATTGCCTACCACCTCGCCAAAGCGGGCTGCACCGACGTCATCGTGCTCGACCGCGCCGAGCCCACCAGCGGAAGCACCTTCCACTCCGCCGGTCTGGTGGGGCAGCTACGAGGCTCCCTGCCCCTCACCCGCATGATGATGCACAGCGTCGATCTTTATCGTCGGTTGGAGGCGGAAGCGGCCGACACCGGTCGCTCGCCCGGCTGGCGTGAAGTTGGCTCGCTTCGTCTGGCCTCCACCCCCGAACGACTGGCGGAACTGAACCGCCAGAGCGGGTGGGCCAAGACCTTCGGCCTACCGGTGGAACTGGTATCGCCCGCCGAAGCCCACACCCTGTTCCCGCTCATGGACCCCACCGGGGTGCTCGGCGCCCTGTGGCTGCCCACCGACGGCTATCTCGACCCCAGTGGCCTTACCTATGCCTTACTCGGGGCCGCCAAGGCCCAGGGGGTGACGCTCGAAGCGGGGGTGCGGGTCATGGACCTCGTAGTGCGCGACGGCCGCATCCGCCAGGTCGTCACCGATCATGGCACCATCACCACCAGCACGGTGGTGGCGGCGTGCGGCATCTACACGCCCGAGGTCACGGCGATGGCCGGGGTAGACGTCCCCATCGTCCCGATGGCCCATCAATACCTCATCACCCGGGAGATCGATGGCGTCACGCCCGACCTCCCGCAACTACGAGACCCCGACAACCTCATCTACTTCCGTCCTGAAGGGCACGGACTGGTGCTCGGCGGCTACGAACGAAATCCGGCCCCGTGGTCCGTCCATGGCGTACCCGCCGACTTCAACAATCGCCTCCTCCGCGAGGATTGGGATCGCTTCGCTCCCCTCATGGCCCTGGCCTGTGAGCGGGTACCGGCCGCGGAGGAAACCGCCATCGTGCAACTCATCAACGGACCGGAGGCCTTCACTCCCGACAACGAGTTTGTGCTCGGTGAGAGCGAGGTGGCGGGGTTCTTCGTGGCGGCGGGGTTCTGCGCCCATGGCATCGCCGGCGCTGGTGGAGTGGGCCGCGTCATGGCGGAATGGATCCTCGACGGCCAGCCCGGGTTCGACACCTGGAAGATGGACATCCGCCGCTTCGGGCCGCAGTACCGCAGCCGCGCCTATGCCGTGGCGCGCACCGTCGAGGTGTACGCCACCTATTACGACATCCACTACCCCAACGAGGAGCGCTTGGCCGGGCGACCTCTCCGGCGCTCCCCCGCCTACCCCGCCCTCGTCGCACTCGGCGGCGTGTTCGGTGAAAAAAGCGGCTGGGAGCGACCGAACTGGTTCGCCCCGAATGAGCGCACCGAACACGACCCTCTCCGTCCCCGAGGATGGGCGGGCCAGCACTGGCACTCGGCCATAGCAACCGAGGCGCTGGCGTGCCGAGACACGGCGGTGCTGTTCGACGAAACCAGTTTCTCCAAGGTTGAAATTGCTGGACCGGGGGCCAGCGCGTTCCTGAACCGCATCGCCGCCAACGAAGTGGATCGGCCGGTCGGATCAGTGACCTACAGCCAGTTACTCAACGACGGCGGTGGCATCGAGGCCGACGTCACCCTCACGCGCCTCGCCGCCGACCGCTATCTCATGGTCACCGGAACGGCCTTTGGCACTCATGATCTCCGATGGCTCCAGCAACAACAGGCCACCCAGCGGGAAGGAGAACGTTGCCAAGTGGGCGACGTCACTTCAGCCTGGGCGTGCTTCGGACTCTGGGGACCGGCGGCGCGGCGGGTGCTTCAACCACTCACCGACACCTCGCTGGAAACGGACGTCTTTCCCTACCTCAGTGCCCAGCGGATCAACCTCGGGGCCGTACCGGTGCTGGCGGTGCGGGTGACCTTCGTGGGCGAGTTGGGGTGGGAGTTGTACTGCCCCACCGAGTACGGCGCCACGCTGTGGGACCAACTGTGGGCGGCGGGGGCCGACCACGGCCTACTGGCCGGGGGGTACCGGGCCATCGACTCCCTCCGGGTGGAGAAGGGCTATCGGGTGTGGGGCGCTGACATCACCCCGGCGGACAACCCCTACGAAGCCGGCCTCGGCTTTGCTGTGCGGCTCGACAAGCCGGGCGGGTTCGTGGGGCGGGACGCGCTCGCCCGTGTCCACCAGCAAGGCCCGACGCGACGGTTGCGGACGCTCGTGTTGGATGACCCCCTCGCCGTGCCGCTTGGATCCGAACCGGTACGCATCGACGGGCGCGTGGGGGGCCGGGTCACCAGCGGAAGTCAGGGTTTCCGCATGGACCAAGCCATCGCCTTCGCCTACCTACCCACCCCGCAGTCCGCGTTGGGCCAGCGCGTTGAGGTGGAGGTATTCGGTGAGTGGATCGGTGCCGAGGTGGGGCACACCTCGCGCTACGACCCCTCCGGCGATCGCATCCGGGGGTGA
- a CDS encoding cytochrome P450: protein MEAPMTTSLSDLDLPEVDATGLERRDMVAAFQAAGAQHWLTRVPLGYAVTKHEDVRAVLRERRFHSAFSVLPELAGVTGPMLERQQRSILGMEGAEHTRLRRLAAPAFTPRATEQLRPFMRQVVNELVDAVAAEGRCELVQDICEPYPIPIICELLGAPKEDWKLFSSWATDIFRIFNNDIANDLPAIQAAMSDLDVYVRHMVEERRAKPADDLLSHMIAVEEEGDRLSTDELVMMTESVLMAGTDTTRNQLACSMALFTEYPDQWARLAADPELASGAVEETMRHLGAVRLTARIASEDIEYRDVLFPAGTLVIASLATANFDDDAFTDSHRFDIGRPPSVAPQMTFGSGIHFCLGASLARAELQESLQVLARRMPVISMDGPIEWKPPGMGIWGPSRLPLRFGPEA from the coding sequence ATGGAGGCCCCGATGACCACCTCATTGTCCGACCTGGATCTGCCCGAGGTGGATGCCACCGGCCTTGAGCGTCGCGACATGGTGGCCGCCTTCCAGGCGGCGGGAGCGCAGCACTGGCTCACCCGCGTGCCGTTGGGTTACGCCGTCACGAAGCACGAAGACGTGAGGGCAGTCCTGCGGGAGCGACGTTTCCATTCCGCCTTTTCGGTCCTGCCCGAGTTGGCCGGGGTAACCGGCCCGATGCTGGAGCGTCAGCAGCGATCCATCTTGGGCATGGAAGGGGCTGAGCACACCCGCCTCCGGCGCCTGGCCGCCCCGGCCTTCACGCCCCGAGCCACGGAACAATTGCGGCCGTTCATGCGCCAAGTCGTGAACGAACTCGTCGACGCCGTAGCCGCCGAAGGTCGCTGTGAGCTGGTGCAGGACATCTGTGAGCCCTACCCGATACCGATCATCTGTGAGTTGCTCGGCGCACCGAAAGAGGATTGGAAACTCTTCTCCAGTTGGGCCACCGATATTTTTCGGATCTTCAACAACGACATCGCCAATGACCTGCCCGCCATCCAAGCCGCCATGTCAGATCTGGATGTGTACGTGCGTCACATGGTGGAGGAGCGCCGCGCCAAACCGGCCGATGACCTGCTCAGTCACATGATCGCCGTGGAGGAGGAGGGGGATCGTCTTTCCACCGATGAGCTGGTGATGATGACCGAGTCCGTCTTGATGGCTGGCACCGATACGACCCGTAACCAACTGGCTTGTTCGATGGCCCTCTTCACCGAGTACCCGGACCAATGGGCCCGCCTGGCCGCCGACCCCGAACTGGCCTCCGGGGCCGTGGAGGAGACGATGAGGCACCTCGGCGCCGTGCGCCTCACTGCCCGGATCGCCTCCGAAGACATTGAGTATCGCGACGTGCTGTTTCCCGCCGGCACCCTCGTGATCGCCAGTCTTGCCACCGCCAACTTCGATGACGATGCCTTCACCGATTCCCACCGCTTCGATATTGGTCGTCCACCCTCGGTGGCCCCTCAGATGACCTTCGGCTCAGGCATCCATTTCTGTCTGGGGGCATCGTTGGCTCGCGCCGAACTGCAGGAATCTCTCCAAGTCCTCGCCCGGCGCATGCCCGTCATCTCCATGGATGGTCCCATCGAGTGGAAGCCGCCCGGCATGGGGATCTGGGGCCCGAGTCGGCTCCCGTTGCGCTTTGGCCCCGAGGCGTAA
- a CDS encoding LLM class F420-dependent oxidoreductase translates to MQFAITHPLVSHPYHPDLVTGAGIAAVARGAEAAGFNGIGFTDHPAPSQRWLDGGGHDALDPFVALSFCAATTERIRLIPNIVVLPYRNPFMVAKAGATLDLLSGGRFTLAVGVGYLKGEFAALGVNHAERNELFDEALAVVVAAWTTDEVTHEGLHFNSRGVTAHPRPLARPHPPIWIGGNSGRARQRVADHAQGWAPFSAPAGVARTARTAVLDTPKALSVAVADLHSRLEEAGRDPADIDITFSTGAGGDPAVEAFNADAHLEGLAALAAIGVTWVQVGLPGDDLGRTLATIERYGEQVIAPMTG, encoded by the coding sequence ATGCAGTTCGCCATCACCCATCCCCTGGTGTCGCATCCGTATCACCCCGATCTGGTTACCGGAGCGGGGATCGCGGCGGTGGCCCGGGGGGCGGAGGCGGCTGGCTTCAACGGGATCGGTTTCACCGATCACCCCGCCCCATCGCAGCGTTGGCTCGACGGCGGTGGCCACGATGCCCTCGACCCGTTCGTCGCGCTGTCCTTCTGCGCCGCCACCACAGAACGAATCCGGCTGATCCCCAACATTGTGGTGCTCCCGTACCGGAACCCGTTCATGGTGGCGAAGGCCGGTGCCACCCTTGATCTGCTTTCCGGGGGTCGCTTCACCCTGGCGGTAGGCGTGGGATATCTCAAAGGGGAGTTCGCGGCGTTGGGCGTGAACCATGCCGAGCGCAACGAACTTTTCGACGAGGCACTGGCGGTGGTGGTGGCGGCCTGGACGACCGACGAAGTTACCCACGAAGGCCTGCACTTCAACTCCCGGGGGGTGACAGCCCACCCCCGGCCGCTGGCCCGCCCGCATCCGCCAATCTGGATCGGGGGTAACAGCGGCCGAGCCCGGCAACGGGTGGCCGACCACGCCCAGGGTTGGGCGCCCTTTTCGGCCCCCGCCGGGGTGGCTCGTACCGCTCGAACCGCCGTGCTCGACACACCGAAGGCGTTGTCGGTGGCCGTGGCGGACCTGCACTCCCGCCTCGAGGAAGCCGGTCGGGATCCGGCGGATATCGACATCACCTTCTCCACCGGGGCCGGCGGCGATCCGGCGGTCGAGGCCTTCAACGCCGATGCCCACCTCGAAGGTCTCGCCGCCCTGGCGGCCATCGGGGTTACCTGGGTACAGGTGGGGCTGCCCGGCGACGACCTCGGGCGCACCCTGGCCACCATCGAACGCTACGGCGAGCAGGTGATCGCCCCGATGACGGGCTGA